From Micromonospora nigra, one genomic window encodes:
- a CDS encoding adenylate kinase, giving the protein MSVPSRILVYGVYGAGKSTLAERLAERLELPWYPVDDLLWQPGWVEVPVALQRSRIEEICRRDRWILDGAYHGWRDVPLARADLVVGLDYPRWLSFWRLLRRTARRLSTGERVCNGNRESWRSVLARDSILVWHVTAFGRARRRMRAWQADQSGPPVLLFDSPVALDRWLAGLPTRGSVDGQTAQP; this is encoded by the coding sequence GTGAGCGTGCCGTCCCGCATCCTGGTCTACGGAGTTTACGGTGCCGGCAAGTCCACCCTGGCCGAACGCCTCGCCGAACGGCTCGAACTGCCCTGGTACCCGGTCGACGACCTGCTCTGGCAGCCCGGCTGGGTCGAGGTGCCGGTAGCGCTGCAGCGCAGCCGGATCGAGGAGATCTGCCGGCGGGACCGCTGGATCCTCGACGGCGCGTACCACGGGTGGCGGGACGTGCCGTTGGCCCGGGCCGACCTGGTCGTCGGCCTCGACTACCCGAGGTGGCTGTCCTTCTGGCGGCTGCTGCGCCGCACCGCGCGCCGGCTCTCGACGGGGGAGCGGGTCTGCAACGGCAACCGTGAGTCGTGGCGCAGCGTCCTGGCCCGGGACTCGATCCTGGTGTGGCACGTCACCGCCTTCGGCCGGGCCCGGCGGCGGATGCGGGCCTGGCAGGCCGACCAGTCCGGCCCGCCGGTGCTGCTGTTCGACTCCCCGGTGGCCCTGGACCGCTGGCTGGCCGGCCTGCCCACCCGCGGCAGCGTTGACGGGCAGACCGCTCAGCCATAG